The Acropora muricata isolate sample 2 chromosome 4, ASM3666990v1, whole genome shotgun sequence genome contains the following window.
GTATCATGTCTTGGTCCTTTGCTGTTTTCGCTTTACACCTCCAAGCGATTTGACATCACCAAACAACACTTACCAAACGTTATCTGCTGACGACACACAGCTGTACGTGTCATTCCGCCCCGATGAATCTTCTGGTTCTGAAAGGGCACTTGCTGCGATGTCTGACTGCATTCGAGATCTTGGAGCTTGGATGATTTCAGACAAGCTCATGATCAATGACAGAGGTACTACTTGTGGGCACTTGTCAGCAGCTCCAAAAAGTGAACATTGATGCCATCACAGTTGGCTCAAGTAGAGTCACACCCTGTACATCAGTTAGAAACTTAGGTGCTTGGTTCGATTCTCAACTGACTATGAATACTCATGTGAACAAAGTCTGCAGCGCTGCATATTTCCATCTCTATAACATCAAGCGTATTCGAAAGTGTTTGTcacaagatacaactgaaaaactcGTGCACGCTTTCTTTTCTAGTCGCAttgactattgcaatagtcTGCCAGCAAAGCAGTTGGACAAAACACTGCGGTGCGTATAATATTTTTCCTGCCTAAGTTTTCCCACATCCCCCCTGTGCTTGTTTGGCTGCACTGGTTGCCCATTAAATTACGAATTCATTTTAAGATCTGCCTGATCACTTTTAAGGCTTTACATAGCCTGTCACCTAGTTATCTTTTCAACCTTATCTCGGTAAAGAAAACCAGATACAGTCTTAGGTCCTTTCAAGCACCAGTTTTAAACAGGCCACAGACAAATAGAAAGACGCTAGATGACAGGTCATTGGCTGCGGCAGCCCCTACACTGTGGAATGCACTTCCACAAGAGATTCGCCAGTGCCAGAACATAGATGTATTTAAGTGCCTCTTAAAGACTCATCTTTTTAGATTAGCTAATAATGTGTGATATTTAATTGCTCTTGcttaaatttttattgttaaattatcttaattataaatttgtaacttaattagtattttgttttatataatctatatatatatatatttttcctCCTTATTGTAAAGCGCAATAGATCATATGCATGTTTTTGCGCTATAtgaatattttaaattattattactattattattattattaactgaGACAAAACTGTACTCATCTGCACCCAGGATCAATTTCAGATAAGCAAATTGTCAAACAGTCAGGCCTAACGAACCAACTGGCAAGTGATGACATTGTCCCAACAGGTGTTTCCGTAAATATTTCTGCCTTCTTGCATAATGGAAAACTCACTGCCAGTGCGATAAGGGCCACTAAAAACATGGCAAAATGCTAATGCACGGCTGAAGGATTTGACGATACTAAACTCTCTACTCCCTACTTAAGATGTTACAATCACAAAGTATTTAAAAACCTGTGCTGCTCTTGTTAATCTTCAGTTTCCACTGATAAAGGAAGGGTGTGAAGGTGTAGAATTTGAAGAACGTGCATGTAGTGGGCAAATTGAGAGTATATTATTAATTAACACGTAGCTTTGATGCTTAGTGGAAAAAGAGAACGAATCAACTTTGATatattgcttttgttttctttaagtcTGAGAatcaagtttaaatttttaacATGGCAAAATTAGATCATCTATTTGACCTTTATCTTTAGAAAATAAGGGGGCATACTCTGATGTGTAGAATATTAACAAACCAATAGAGCATTTGTCTGAAATCACATATGATGCAGTGGAGCCAGCATTTTCTGAGGTAAACAATTGAAACTgtaatttgaaatgttttagGAAACAGAACATCAAGAATATTTTTTCCTCACTAAATGCCAGGAGGGATTGTTAAAGAACTGGTTTGATTTACAATTTATTGCTCCACCTTTAATTCTCGTCTGATAAACTCTAGTTGTTCAGCAGCAGTAGACAGAGTGATAAATTCTTCGGAAAAAATGACCTCTTCCCCTGTGAGACAGGTAGATTCCCCTTTGTTGTTTCGGCTCGGTGCTAAACAGCCAGCATAGACCAGTGAACTTATAATACACTCGGAGTACAGAATACAGCGCTTCTCAATCGCCTTGATTTGGTTGTTGGAGTAAGGCTGTATATCCTGGCTTTGTTGGAGAAAATATTTCAGCAATAGATTTCCGAGAAATATCAGGTGCATTGCGTTCTTTCCATGAACACTCAACATCAGTCCGACTCAAGTTGTGAATTTCATAGATGTAAAGAGCTGCAGCATGCCTACGTTTATAAGCTCCCCATGGACACTTACACTTGCTCGAggtatacacctatttcaaaaaacgttgtcggagagaacggcgaatggcagttgtcgaaagGAAATTGCACggccgaaaggaactgtggtttccatattaatgagttcttcgctacacaaactccacaaatttgcatatttgacaatgaaaaacaggatttttgcacgctttgcacgtgcatttttcatcttttgacattttgaagacgttctcgttctttctatgacgtgaagtgaccttttttgcagttgcgtggacgacgtcagcatatgatgacaaatgttcaattttgtcttgtcccaatcgctggtttcaatttaaatccaggatagttaaagcgcatttttcaggaataatgactttgaatacttgaaagatgattgcagaaacgcgaagtgacagtttcagatgacgttctcgcttcagtcgacgtcgtgtttgcttaagcttcttactgatactgcctcacgaacggccaactggccccggcttaatatgacaaaccatatgactcgccatcgaaggtcggcactgtatggagccggcatcattggagcttatttcctattaatattcaatacccacacttcttttcagtcgtgcaatcgccgttcgacaattgacattcgtcgttctccctgacaacattttttgaaatagctatatctgaaaagaaaattataataaataaaatttggCAGTAGTTTTCTATAAGCTTTCAGTTCAATGTTGGCCATTTACCGCGTTTCACTTACCATCACATTAtacactttttttcttcatactAGGGTGAACCTGTCCAGTGAAAACACCTTGACTTGCACTAAAGCTTTCCACATGGTTTGATTTGAAGTGATTTTCGCCTCTTGACATGGATTTATTCTCATTTTCGAAGAAAGAAAGCAAGGAAGCAATTGTAAGCACCACCATCTTGCCTCAAATGCGTTTGCTTAGCACAGAAAATTTGGTTGCCTTGGATGTGTGACATAACTGCTTTAGTACTCTATACTAGTAACTCAACAAATATGGCAGAACACTGTCTACACTTTTCTCCCAGTGACAGCAACAATTCAGAGAACCAAAAGCACTGCAGTCATGATCACCAGGATAGTTGCGGTAAATGTGAAACCTATGAGTTATTTTTTCGGAGTTAAACAAGTTCTCATCGCAACACAGTTTCTAAATAACATCGACAAAGATCACACCATGTATACGTTCCAAACAGCTGGTCTTGCTACTATGTTGTAGAAAGGTCACAAAGTGAGATCAGCAAATCAGGACAGGGCAAGGACAGGTTTTACAGAAACTAGAAGAGAAGACAGTCTTGATTTGACTGGGCCACGAAGTTTCTGCCACAAAAGTATGGAGAGTCTTAAACCGATTAGTTCAGAAAACAAGGTATACCTTGGCCCATCTCTGTTGTGTACTGCCATTGTGATGGGAACCACCAATGACAGGGCTTCACTCACATTATTCAATCACTCAAGGCAGTGGTGCAGTAGCGCGAATAATGATGAATGTTCCAAGAACCACGAAGTTTGAGtacaatgaaattgaaaaagaatacTTCTGACAAGACAACACAGGTTATCGTTCAGCTTCAACCATTCTATCATGTCTATTTGTGTCAGCATCAACAGGAATTCAGATTAAACGCAATGACTTTTCTGATCCACAAGGTCGGAAAGACAAATTGCCAGCAACTCCCAAGGTTCACGTTAGAGTCTTTATCAAAGACAGTAATGACGTTACACCTGCAGAATGGCTAAAAATGCCAGAAGAAGGATTGATGGAAAGCGTGTTGTTTGATGGGAAAGCATTCACAAACTACTAGTTGTGGAAGAGAGAGAATCCCTGCCACTAGCAAGctgaacaattttgttttcagcacTCCGTGCATCATCTCCTGGTGAGCCTATGCTATCGATTGTAGGAGAGCAATTCATTTAGTGACAGCAGCAGCGGGTAAATAAGGGCTCTACGTTGATAGTTTATGAGGCAATGAACTTAATCCTAAGTTCCTTAATTTCATCAAGCAACATCTCCAACTTGTCCTTTCAATCCAGAGGATGTGAAGTCAATGCTTCTATATAAAGCTTAGTTCCCACTAGCGGCATAAGGATCATAAGCATAATCATAATCCTAAACATAAACATAAGCTTCTTATGTTCTAGTGGGAACACTCGCGCTAAAAACGTAAAGAACCTTTTCCAATTCGTGTTTCTGTTGTTTACTGCTTTAAAAATGGCGATCATGCTTTATGTTACATTGATGTTACAGCTGCTAGCATTCGTGGCTCGTACAATGCTAAACAGGGAACATCTCCACTATCGTATTGTTGCCATTCACTGCATCTTACTTCTGTTACTTCTCCTCTCTTGACGTTCTCGGGCTATAGAAAAATGAGCAAAGGGACGTCGCTTTTGGGAGAGAGCAATATTCAGACAATGACAAAGATTTGGTTGCTACCATACCTTGGAGATAGAGAATGGCACTTTAAAGTTATAAGGATGTCTCCTGAACGATTTGAACATCTTCTCAGACTTATTGCACCACAtatatccaaaaagaaaacaaagctacGAAACCTTATTGGACCGGCTGAGCGTCCCTATCTTACTTTGCGATATCATTTCATTTTCGTATTGGAAAGGCAACTGTATCAAAGATAATCAAAGAAACTTGTACTGCGATTTGGCGCTGCTTAAACCGCGAGTACTTACAACCTCCTCAAAGTAGTAATCGGTGGAAACGAATTGCTGATGATTTTGAAGAATTGCGGGGTTTCCCTCACTGTCTTGGTGCTGGCGATGGCAAGCATGTTATTATTGATTGTCCCAAGAAAAGTGGATCTACTTACTTCAATTACAAAGGAACATTCAGCATTCTTCTCTTAGCCTATTGTGACACAAAGTATCAATTTACCTTAGTTGACACTGGACAATATGGGAGTCAGAACGATTCTGGTACCTACAATTATTCTTCATTAAGTGCTGCCCTTGCAAACAATACACTTAATATGCCAAGTGCAGAAAATCTTGAAGGGTGTAACCTTCAGCCCCTTCCATATGTTTTTGTAGTTGATGAAGACTTGCCTctcaaatattttcaaatgcACCCTTGGCCAGGACGAAATCTCTCGGAAGATCATGCAATATTTAACTATCGTCTCTCAAGGGCAAGCAGAGTGATTGAAAACTGTTTTGGGATTTTAACCACAAGGTGGCGAATCTTTCCTCCACCAATCCGTGCAGATGTTTCTCTTGTTCGTAAGATAGTGCAAGCTACTGTTTGCCTTCACAACTACTTGCGACTCACAGACAATGCCATGTATTGTCAAAAAGGGTTTGTTGATTCTGAAGACAGCAGTGGGGAAATCCGTGAAGGGGAATGGCGAACTATTGTTGCAGCTGATCACGGGGCATTTCAAAACATTGAAACGTCTAGGGGACGACCTCAAAATGACGCAAACCTAATGAGGGAAAGTTTAACCAGCTACTTCCTAACACACCGAGGGAGTCTTCCATGGCAGTGGCAACACGCTAGGAGCACTGGGCCTGATTTGGCAACTGCTTAATGGTGACAAACTAAACTATTTGCTGAAAGTCTATGTTTTCGCTTCTGAAAATCCTTAAAGCAAAGTTCTGGAAGCGACTTGTTGCCTTTATTGTCAAACTACCTTACAGGTTTCTTCTTGATTTAAAGTTTTaatgaaattttgttttacaATAAGGATATAAACTGATTAATTTATATCATGGTGTAAAACGTTAACGGTTCTTTTAATAACCAAAATTTACTAAATGTTGACTTAGCCATGTAGAACATCTATCACACTACTGGCACGTGActgaaaaaatatatctaaaaaatgtaaatattaaCAGATGCAAAGCGAAAAAAGCGGGGCTTTTCTAAAGTATGTCTAGAGTTGTTTAGTGTTGCGTTTCTAATTCAGAGAAAACTCCACTGCAAACACAATAATATGTTTTAGTGAGAAAAGGTTATTCCTGTGTAATGATACTTTAAGGATTTAGCCAGAGTAAAGTGTGGTTTGGTAAAAAGGACATGGAGCAATAAACATGTTGAATGCACTGTCTTCTCAATAGACTCCTCCCCTCTCTTATTTTAACATTAAACAACTAACTCGCAGCCAGATTCACAAGCCCTGTTAGGCGAAAATGTATGACCAACTATTTTTCCATACAAAAGTCTATTTCTTATACAAGATACTTAGGCTGCATCTAGCTTTGAAAATCTGGCCCAAATCCTTAACTATATCTGAGCAGATGAATGCATGAACACAAAAGGGCACAATATAGTCACACCATTAAAACAGGTTGTTTAGCCAAGGTACAAACCTTGGCCACTGTTTAAATCTTGCATAAAACCAGTTGGGCCATCCCCAGATGGGCCAGACATCATAACCTGAAAGATCATGTTATTTATGCGATATTTTGCCTTTGCTTTCCTTGACTGGTCCGTGCATTTTAGCTGTGAGGCAACAAAAACTCCAAATAAATCATCTTcatctttttcttcctttgctGCTTGCGGTTGCTGCTGCATGCTGCTACACATGGTCTTCAAACCTTCCCCAACAACTTTCATCTCCTCCAGTTCCACATCAACCTTCGTGGTAGTCTGCTTTTGGGGGTACTTAGTGGTCTTGGCTGCTTTTGTTTAGATGATGATGAGTCACTGACATGATCTTTCGATGATCCTGATTTTGGTGAAGTGCTTTCACTCTCTGTATCCTCGACTGCACTAGCAGCGGAACTAGTTTCCATGTAGCTTGTGCcatcatttttattgtctcCATCAGCATCGTCCTCGTGATCACTTTCTTCACGCCTttcaaccaaattactttttgTAGCTCGTGGAGAAAGAAATATGCTTATCTAAAAAAGGGAGATAGGGAAACGTGTCACTGGTTTCTTTCAAGGTACTAAGTACTTCGTCGGAAGACGTTCCCGATTTCTTCGCTTTCATGACTCTTTGCTTTTCCGAGAATACCGAACTCTAAGATTCTCGAATTTTTTCCTTGCAGCAGAAccttaagaggcagtgtccctaagaacggtccgatcgattgcgcgtcaaaaaatcatttttctttaaactctgccacccaaatattaaaactggatttctttcttgaaaaatagttgtttttgcttcactatgagagcaaactcattttaggcgatttgagccttttggtggttgattttaagaccaaaatttgtcgatgttagtggtgttgctacatgaaaactaaaaaagccattgaattgattttaatgcctaaggttttctatacccTTAAAGAGttcaaaatcaaaatatcaatcctttctagttttttgtcgaagtactggaagctcgaaaacaaaccatactattttgctaacgcgaggaccgtcggctcatggttgAATTagagagcttggttcttaattgtgggacaaaattttgaaggaaaattaatgccaaatgagaggtctaggttgattctaaaaggttcctggttcaaacctgcgggtatttccccaagcgccaatcagcggtagtctgaatttggcttttacatagaTATTATTacagttattgcgtgacgacgtgacaaatacgcctcgttcttattttgcttttaaagaccgaaaatgccgcttcctgtttacttgattgcgctttgttacttgaaaaatacaagcaggcaaacaaacaaaaaaaaaacaaacaaacaaaacaagtaacAGTTGGCCTTAAAAATTGAGAAGTGACATTTGCCAAGTTCCATTTCTTAAAGAGGTCGTTTCGTATCAGTTTATTCGTAAACATTCAATTTTTAAGAGCCAACGgttacctgttttgtttgttttttgtgtgtgtgtgtttgcctgcttgtatttcgatcgcagaagatagaaccatgttctatcttctgtgatcgtttgcgatcctgctatcttatggaaaccaaagttctgcgatctgcgatcgaaatgtatcccataatatttttaattctgaccgatgattcaacgtttctaagccataaagcccgaatgttcgattatagcaacgctcatttgctttaaacgtggctggcattgaacatagttgcgcgttatgagtgcgtttacaaccgtaatagtaagaatttcaaagacaaacacaaaaagtctaacagttgggaaaaagttgGGGAGAAATTTAAtatatcttgtctcttcatgaatatttttcgaaaccttaggtttagaagctgacttgtcgtcgcttaagcactaaaagaagaaataaatttgcttgcagcaaaatttcctcctcgatgtccgccatgttgtttgctttgattttcccgcgagcacgacgcgcgagtacatatgacatttccgctgaacgaaatgtttggctacagtcggctctacgatcgtttgcgatcagctgcgattatatggaaacaggtctctttgcgatcgtctgcgatctacgatctgcgatccgcgatcgtctgcgatcacatggaaaccagcctttagttgtaaacttaactccctaaaaggcaaccaataacttctgcttttatttctgagcaataacgccTCTGTTTTACTTCGAAAAAggggactgttttgaaaaacgactgaaaatagaacggaaagggggCTAAAATGTGAGAGTGTTATGAtctatgtaaaagccaaattcagactcccgctgattggcgcttggggaaatacccaCAGGTTTGAACCGAGAACCTTtgagaatcaacctagacctctcatttggcattaattttacttcagaattttgtcccacaattaagaaccaagctctctaattcgaccatgagccgacggtcctcgcgttagcaaaatagtatggtttgttttcgagcttccagtacttcgacaaaaaactggaaaggattgatattttgattttcaactctttaaaggtatagaaaaccttaggcattaaaatcaattcaatggcttttttagttttcatgtagcaacaccattaacatcgacaaattttggtcttaaaatcaaccaccaaaaggctcaaatcgcctaaaatgagtttgctcccatagtgaagcaaaaacaactatttttcaaaaaagaaatccagttttaatatttaggtaccaaaccctttccatcggcagagtttaaagaaaaatgattttttgacgcgcaatcgatcggaccgttcttagggacactgcctcttaaattgtaaagaaaatacatgtttgCAAGAAACATTGAATTGCTCGACTAATTTCTGCGACTTTAATATCACTCACCTGACTCCAAACCCAGCTGCTGTGCAACTTGTTGCCGtgcattcttttttttgttcttatctTTAAATTCCTTTAAAGTTTTATCGTACAATACAGGAAGGTTTTCAACTGCACTCGCAAGCTTTTCCTCGAAAGTGGCTGCCATCTTGGAATGGATCGACCCGAAAGTACTGGACCTAGACTTAGACTTTAATTGGCCAAAACACAATGACCTTGTTTGGTCATTATGTTTCTCGTTATGTCGTTATGATTTTCGCGTTCCCATCACAAAGAAAAGCAGCATAGTCATAGCCAAAGACATAATTGcattctcgaggaacgagagaacgcatcctaatttggtttcgcaggcgcgagaaatcgagattttttgcgctgcaaattggccgcccctgtaggtttttgcaggggctttgggcctcgttttcgtgtccatctgtcacgtcatgcttcctctcttttgtggcttctttcgttgttttcgaatttttgggggtttctttgaagctaactggtttttaactctgattgcattcgacaaacaggacaatgcagtcccaatgcagtctggagtgagagtttttggtcgggcgaaaacaaattacatcatcgcaaagcacgtgtatacgagacgatttcttcgcaaTCGcccgtttctaggagtttttattctggaccgagcgtggacagtttggtcaggatgtgagatgacgtgcttttgttgacaacattatttattctgtttacgaacacaactttgaatcgccttggctttgggatgttaaccgtacgcgtgggaacaggcatatttcattggctttagtttgattacatttgttgacttaaatatatagttgcagtgccCACagatagttcagtctgtttccgccgaaggtcgaaattgaatcgatggaagagtactctgaagccaagacctataagagtaagccagaactaatgaagagcaatgtaaaagctgacttatttttattcatcggcggaaataattattgcacggagtttgtccgggagtttgttaaaataaaccagggataaacggaaacgcaagagtaaatgtcacagatgttagctgatatttgtgcttccagctcagaatacacggagtactagatgtaacacattctttttaaaatttagcctttatacttaaacattactagtaaaagtgaaaatgagacgttttcataacatggaatttgcgagtttacccaaaactggagccgtcacgcaaggtgtcatcaaaggtcatgtcaaaatccacagaacaacagtggactttgtcagtatatgttatgtctgtaaaacttcagccgttcacagtaatgatttcagtaaaagacaacaattatcacaggcagagaacgcactcctaatctttgattactactagttataATCATAAGAAAATGGTCGATCATTTTCTTATGATTACGATTATGTTGATCATAAGGGTGCTTATGACTATGTTTCTGGACGTTCCCACTAAGACTTAAGCGACATAACAGCGTTGTGTTCGTGCTTACGGTTATGATTATGATCGTTATGTCGCTAGTGGGAACTAGGCTTTACAGTTCTTTTTATGTTACTCACACGATAATAGCTTCAATTTCACTTAATGACCCATTCTACATGCTTGTCATCACTGGTCCGAGACCACTGGATTTAACAGATGTATTATAATCCGAAATAGGTGGTTTAAGTGTCATGTTCAGTACTATTCAAACTCTGATGCTACGTTTAATTTCATGGAACTTTGCATAACTCTGAGTGGCAATGTTCATCCATTACCTGGATCAGAAAGGGATGCTACTAAGATTCCAGTTTGCATTAGAAACTCCCGTGTGCGAAATAAGAACAAAGTCGCCCATGGTCATGTCAAGTCTAATTGTATTACAATACAATCGAGGTTGCCAAACTCCCTGAAgcatcaaaataacaataaacagCTTGAAATTGCTCATCTAAATGCTGAATCCTTGAAATTTAGGCATCACTTTCATGAAATCAAAGAAATGGCCCTACAGAAAAGCTTTGACATCTTAACATTTTCGGAAACATGGTTTAATTCTACGACGACTAACACAAGCATAGAAATCGATGGCTATAGCATCTTTAGGCTGGATGGCTTATGGAAAATTGGGGCTGGGGTATGTGCTTATGTTAAACATGGCCTAAAAGTAAAGGTTCTAAAGGACCTTACAGAAATTGGAGAATCTGCTTTACATCAATTGTGGCTGCAAGTACAAAATAAAAAGCTTTAATCACTTCTGGTGTGTGTAGTTTACAAACCCCCTGAATCCGGTATTGCATGTCTGGCAAACAAACTCATGCCTAAATATATAACAGCTTCATCGCTTAATAAGGAGATCGTTGTGGCCGGAAACGTAAACTGTGACTTATTGGTCAAGAACCCAAAAGGAGATGCTCTACTCTCATTTTGTGCGTCAGTGAATGCTACTCAGCTGATAGACAAACCTACGAGGGTAACCAAGTCATTGCACAGCCTCTTGGATGTCCCTATAGTATCAAAACTCAATGCATATGCTGTGATTGAACTACTCACTGAGCCGCAGTCTTGGTAGGTCACAGCAGACCAGACCTGTCTTTCCCCTTCTCAAAGTGTCTCGGCAAAAGCCCTCCTTTAAACAGAATTCACAAATTTTcatagaaacaaaaaaaaatgatatttgaTATGTTGTATAAAAAGTACTAATCTCAAACATTGACCTTTCTTGAGTTTATTGAGTTAGCGGCGAGCTTGCAAAAAGGCATAAACTGTTCCAGACACAAAGCAAAAACGATACTTTTGGTCCCAAAATCTGCTACTATTAGCAGCTGACCAGATCGTTTTTGCGATTCCAgtagaaacaaaaacaacaacgccTCGAATGATAGCACTTGTTATTAACAAGACCACAAAAGTATAGCGACAAGATCAGCCGCCCTGTGGCTTTTCCAATGACATGTTCATTTTGGATTcgttgtccgccattttgaaaatgaaatggcagGAGTGATGGTGGGTGCTTGACTCATACTGTGCATGTCCAGCCATTTTTGCGCTCTGTTGTGACGTGCAAGTCCAAGATCGGTTCACCCTCAAAGACTAAATAGCACTGACATGATAACTCAACTTTTCAAAGCAGAGAcgataacaataaaaaaattacatcttGATGggccttttatttttcattgacATACTTGGACGCCCATTCTTTTTAACATGAAGGCCGCAGGCAAAACTTCTTTCTATTAGTAAGATTAGTAATTGTAATTATTGTCTATTAGTAAGATAACATTGAAACCACGAATGAGCCTTGTTTGAAGTTCCCAGATTGGTAAGTTTGTTTAGCAAGTTCAAGTGACATAAACTGTCAAAAGCTTTACTTAGGTCAATCAATACCATTGCTGTAATCTGTTTCTTATCGATGGCTTTATAAATATGATCTGATACCAAAAGGCTCAATGTTTCCGTGGAGTGGAACTTCCTATTACCACTTTGGTGAGAAGTTAAACGATTGTTTTTTATCAAGTAGTTGTTGAATTGACACAACGCAATTCTCTCAACAAACTTAGAAAGAAGTGGTAATAGGGAGATAGGCCTGTATTTATTCGGTAATTCATGATCTCCATCCTTTAAATGGGGGACTTCCTCCCCTCGTTTCCAAGCACGAGGAAAATTAGAGTTAGCAAAGGAACTGTTTATGATATTAGTAATTGCCGGCAAAATATGTGCAAGACAATCTTTTACTACAAACTGAGGCACCTTGTCAAAGCCAGGGGCTTTGTTACAGGGCATAGCCATAATCACCTTGCGTACATCTGTACAAGATACTGGCTGGAACTCAAACTGTTCAGCTTCAGCATAGGTTACATTGGTGGTAATTAAAGGGGAACGAGTATCCAATCCATGTGATTTTGGGAGTTGTTCTGATTTGTTTGCCGCATTCTCACAGTCCATTCCAGATCCAGTTATCCAGTTTTCCAAGCTTTCACATGGAGTTGATTTCTTTTCGTTATTAGTTCCTTGATTTCAGGGGTGATTGCTGGATTTGGTTTTCGCCTTAATTTTACCATTTTTACTGGTGCATGACTATCCAAGCCTGCCAGGAACATATCAT
Protein-coding sequences here:
- the LOC136913717 gene encoding uncharacterized protein — its product is MKLKKNTSDKTTQVIVQLQPFYHVYLCQHQQEFRLNAMTFLIHKVGKTNCQQLPRFTLESLSKTATVSKIIKETCTAIWRCLNREYLQPPQSSNRWKRIADDFEELRGFPHCLGAGDGKHVIIDCPKKSGSTYFNYKGTFSILLLAYCDTKYQFTLVDTGQYGSQNDSGTYNYSSLSAALANNTLNMPSAENLEGCNLQPLPYVFVVDEDLPLKYFQMHPWPGRNLSEDHAIFNYRLSRASRVIENCFGILTTRWRIFPPPIRADVSLVRKIVQATVCLHNYLRLTDNAMYCQKGFVDSEDSSGEIREGEWRTIVAADHGAFQNIETSRGRPQNDANLMRESLTSYFLTHRGSLPWQWQHARSTGPDLATA